One Halovivax ruber XH-70 genomic region harbors:
- a CDS encoding 30S ribosomal protein S14, whose amino-acid sequence MSESENEQTGEHAAKRTGQLESCQRCGRKQGLVGKYDINLCRQCFREIARDMGFKKYR is encoded by the coding sequence ATGAGTGAAAGTGAGAACGAACAGACGGGCGAGCACGCCGCAAAGCGCACGGGACAGCTTGAGTCCTGTCAGCGCTGTGGCCGCAAGCAGGGACTTGTCGGGAAGTACGACATCAATCTCTGCCGCCAGTGCTTCCGCGAGATCGCCCGCGACATGGGATTCAAGAAGTACAGATGA
- a CDS encoding 50S ribosomal protein L5, with the protein MSDAESSADFHSMREPRVEKAVVHMGVGQGGRELADAEDIIEEISGQQSVRTQAAATEPEFGIRQGEPIGTKVTLRGDDAHEFLETALPIADLSARQFDETGNFSFGVAEHTDFPSQEYDPNIGIYGLDVTVNLVRPGYRVAKRDQATRSIPSNHRLTPEDSIRFLEAAFDVEVDDE; encoded by the coding sequence ATGAGCGACGCCGAATCGTCGGCAGACTTCCACTCGATGCGCGAACCGCGCGTCGAGAAAGCTGTCGTCCACATGGGCGTCGGGCAGGGCGGTCGCGAACTGGCCGACGCCGAGGACATCATCGAAGAGATCTCCGGTCAGCAGAGCGTCCGCACGCAAGCGGCCGCGACCGAACCGGAGTTCGGCATTCGCCAGGGTGAGCCGATCGGGACGAAAGTCACGCTCCGTGGCGACGACGCACACGAGTTCCTCGAGACGGCGCTGCCGATCGCGGACCTTTCCGCTCGCCAGTTCGACGAGACGGGGAACTTCAGCTTCGGTGTCGCCGAGCACACCGACTTCCCCAGCCAGGAGTACGACCCGAACATCGGGATCTACGGACTGGACGTGACCGTCAACCTGGTCCGTCCCGGCTATCGCGTTGCGAAACGCGATCAGGCAACCCGGTCGATCCCGTCGAACCATCGACTGACGCCCGAGGACTCGATTCGATTCCTCGAGGCGGCGTTCGACGTGGAGGTAGACGATGAGTGA
- a CDS encoding 30S ribosomal protein S4e, whose amino-acid sequence MSNHQKRLSVPKSWPVERKTDTFTVKAGAGPHGEDGVPLLILLRDVLEYVDNRKEARYALANDAVLVNGDEISDEERPIGMFDILAFPDREEAYRVFPDEGGRLSLTPIDAESAESRLGKVEGKRQVTGGVTQLSLHDGTNVTVDDEATYGVNDSVVVDNESKEIVAHFPYEESALVTAVRGNHAGKIGQVAEIDVTPGSGSNIVTVEAAEAAATDEEFETVEEYVVVIDENFTGSEAAASDASGETASAGDDE is encoded by the coding sequence ATGAGCAACCATCAGAAACGACTCTCGGTACCGAAGTCCTGGCCGGTCGAGCGAAAGACCGACACCTTCACGGTGAAAGCTGGGGCCGGCCCGCACGGTGAAGACGGCGTTCCGCTGCTCATCTTGCTGCGGGACGTGCTCGAGTACGTCGACAACCGAAAGGAGGCGCGCTACGCACTCGCGAACGACGCAGTGCTCGTCAACGGCGACGAGATCAGCGACGAGGAGCGCCCGATCGGGATGTTCGACATTCTGGCGTTCCCCGACCGCGAGGAGGCCTACCGCGTCTTCCCGGACGAGGGTGGCCGCCTCTCGCTGACCCCGATCGACGCCGAATCGGCCGAGAGCCGACTCGGCAAGGTCGAGGGCAAACGACAGGTCACCGGCGGCGTCACGCAGCTCTCGCTGCACGACGGCACCAACGTGACCGTCGACGACGAGGCCACCTACGGTGTGAACGACTCCGTCGTCGTCGACAACGAGTCGAAGGAGATCGTCGCACACTTCCCGTACGAAGAATCGGCGCTCGTGACGGCCGTTCGCGGCAACCACGCCGGCAAGATCGGTCAGGTCGCCGAGATCGACGTCACGCCCGGGAGCGGCTCGAACATCGTCACCGTCGAAGCGGCCGAGGCGGCCGCGACGGACGAGGAATTCGAGACCGTCGAGGAGTACGTCGTCGTCATCGACGAGAACTTCACGGGTAGCGAGGCTGCTGCCTCGGATGCGAGCGGTGAAACCGCGAGCGCAGGTGATGACGAATGA
- the rplX gene encoding 50S ribosomal protein L24: MSKQPRTQRTQTDRAPLHKRGTQLHATLTEELREEYDTRRTRVNAGDTVEVMRGDYAGTEGEVLTVSLRDGVIHVEDVTVETADGEEVPRPLDASNVRITDLDLSDERREARLEGDSE; the protein is encoded by the coding sequence ATGAGCAAGCAACCACGCACACAGCGAACGCAGACGGACCGTGCCCCGCTGCACAAGCGCGGCACGCAGCTGCACGCGACGCTCACCGAGGAGCTCCGCGAGGAGTACGACACCCGTCGCACGCGCGTCAACGCCGGTGATACGGTCGAAGTGATGCGCGGCGATTACGCCGGGACGGAGGGAGAGGTTCTCACCGTCTCGCTTCGCGACGGCGTCATCCACGTCGAAGACGTCACGGTCGAGACGGCCGACGGCGAGGAAGTCCCTCGCCCGCTCGACGCGTCGAACGTCCGCATCACGGACCTCGACCTGAGCGACGAGCGTCGCGAGGCACGACTCGAAGGTGATAGCGAATGA
- a CDS encoding 50S ribosomal protein L14 produces the protein MEAIKADVTQGLKKGSLVTCADNTGARELKVISVAGYHGTKNRQPKAGLGDKVTVSVTKGTPEMRRQVLEAVVVRQRQTVRRPDGTRMKFEDNAAVIVDENEEPRGTEIKGPIAREVAERFGAIASTATMIV, from the coding sequence ATGGAGGCGATCAAGGCCGACGTCACGCAGGGACTCAAGAAGGGGTCGCTCGTCACCTGTGCCGACAACACCGGTGCCCGAGAGCTGAAGGTTATCAGCGTCGCGGGCTACCACGGCACGAAGAACCGCCAGCCCAAGGCTGGCCTCGGCGACAAGGTGACCGTTTCCGTCACCAAGGGGACGCCCGAGATGCGCCGCCAGGTGCTCGAAGCCGTCGTCGTTCGTCAGCGCCAGACCGTTCGGCGCCCGGATGGCACGCGCATGAAGTTCGAGGACAACGCGGCCGTCATCGTCGACGAGAACGAGGAACCCCGCGGAACGGAGATCAAGGGACCGATCGCTCGCGAAGTCGCCGAACGGTTCGGTGCCATCGCGAGCACCGCCACGATGATCGTATAG